Proteins encoded by one window of Lycium barbarum isolate Lr01 chromosome 11, ASM1917538v2, whole genome shotgun sequence:
- the LOC132619440 gene encoding F-box protein At3g07870-like, with protein MSEYLPQELMLDIFMRLPIKSILQCTSLCKSCLFSDNENLDQCAQFDLPFDGINYFFNIVGCCNGILCLNDEIHFSSDFYLWNPSIRKSVKLPNPRFWSIDANFIHKLGFGFDPVTNDYQVVRVLDIFGISPIVELYKLSTGVWKDISDVLPSHLSFFRTPQVYLNGASHWVGFQWEEGSPRIIIFFNSLVSEIQQSCEGTNLYVLDESLCLVYFHYDETIDIWMMKEYGEAESWVKHYNITSRHIPYEPEVNHYLIKPMATSKNGEML; from the exons ATGTCCGAGTATTTGCCACAAGAATTGATGCTTGACATCTTCATGAGACTACCTATCAAGTCAATACTTCAATGCACAAGTTTGTGTAAGTCATG TTTATTCTCTGACAATGAGAATTTGGATCAATGTGCCCAGTTTGATCTGCCATTTGACGGCATTAACTATTTCTTtaatattgtgggttgttgtaatggaattttGTGTCTTAATGATGAGATACACTTTTCGAGTGATTTCTATCTTTGGAACCCGTCCATCAGAAAGTCTGTAAAACTCCCAAATCCTAGATTTTGGAGTATAGATGCTAACTTTATTCACAAACTGGGGTTTGGATTCGATCCTGTTACAAATGATTACCAGGTAGTAAGAGTATTAGACATATTTGGTATATCACCTATTGTTGAGCTTTATAAGCTAAGCACTGGTGTTTGGAAAGACATTAGTGATGTCCTCCCATCTCATCTATCCTTTTTTAGAACACCACAGGTGTATCTAAATGGAGCTTCCCATTGGGTTGGTTTCCAGTGGGAAGAAGGATCACCTcggattataatttttttt AATAGTTTAGTTAGCGAGATACAACAATCTTGTGAAGGAACAAACCTTTATGTGCTCGATGAGTCACTTTGTTTGGTTTATTTTCACTATGATGAAACAATTGATATTTGGATGATGAAAGAGTACGGTGAAGCAGAATCATGGGTGAAACATTACAACATTACTTCTCGTCACATTCCATATGAGCCCGAGGTTAATCATTACTTGATAAAGCCAATGGCTACAAGTAAAAATGGTGAAATGTTGTGA
- the LOC132620296 gene encoding heavy metal-associated isoprenylated plant protein 28-like: MTTMTEMRVHMCCAGCESKVRKSLEKVKGVDSVEIDMAMQKVTVAGWADQKKILKTVRRTGKRAEIWQFPHNPEMRNNPNFVTDHYYHQQGCGGPSTYYTGEPPASDYNYRKHGYDNYGRAYSLYRGNSNTFGSRAGDAFSDENPHGCSIM, translated from the exons ATGACAACG ATGACAGAGATGAGAGTGCACATGTGTTGTGCCGGATGTGAGAGCAAGGTCAGAAAATCTCTCGAGAAAGTTAAAG GTGTTGATAGTGTAGAAATAGATATGGCCATGCAAAAGGTGACAGTAGCAGGATGGGCAGACCAAAAGAAAATACTCAAGACAGTAAGGAGAACTGGTAAAAGAGCTGAAATATGGCAATTTCCTCATAATCCTGAGATGAGAAATAACCCAAATTTTGTTACTGATCATTATTATCATCAACAAGGCTGTGGTGGTCCGTCAACTTATTACACTGGAGAGCCACCAGCCTCCGATTATAACTACCGCAAACACGGCTATGACAACTATGGTCGAGCTTATAGCCTTTATAGGGGAAATTCAAATACTTTTGGTAGCAGAGCTGGTGATGCATTTAGTGATGAGAATCCTCATGGTTGCTCCATTATGTGA
- the LOC132618641 gene encoding 14-3-3 protein 9, whose amino-acid sequence MASSKERENFVYVAKLAEQAERYDEMVEAMNKVANLNVELTVEERNLLSVGYKNVVGSRRASWRILSSIEQKEESRGNEVNAKRIKEYRQKVESELTNICNDIMVVIDQHLIPSCTAGESTVFYHKMKGDYYRYLAEFKSGNDKKEVAELSLKAYQSATTAAEAELPPTHPIRLGLALNFSVFYYEIMNSPERACHLAKQAFDEAISELDSLNEDSYKDSTLIMQLLRDNLTLWTSDLPEDAEDAQKGDATNKAGGGEDAE is encoded by the exons ATGGCTTCATCCAAAGAACGTGAGAACTTTGTATACGTTGCTAAGCTTGCTGAGCAAGCCGAACGTTACGATG AAATGGTTGAGGCCATGAACAAGGTAGCAAATCTGAATGTTGAGTTGACTGTGGAGGAAAGGAATCTTCTTTCTGTTGGTTATAAGAATGTGGTAGGTTCTAGGAGAGCATCTTGGAGGATCTTGTCCTCTATTGAGCAGAAGGAAGAATCTAGGGGAAATGAGGTAAATGCCAAGCGAATCAAGGAGTACCGGCAAAAGGTGGAGTCGGAGCTCACCAACATTTGCAATGACATTATGGTGGTCATCGATCAGCATCTGATTCCTTCTTGTACTGCAGGCGAATCAACCGTGTTTTACCACAAGAT GAAGGGGGACTATTATCGTTATCTTGCAGAATTTAAATCTGGCAATGACAAGAAAGAGGTTGCTGAGCTTTCGTTGAAAGCATATCAG TCAGCTACAACTGCTGCAGAGGCGGAATTACCACCCACTCATCCCATTCGATTGGGATTGGCTTTGAATTTCTCTGTTTTCTACTATGAGATCATGAATTCTCCTGAAAG GGCATGCCATCTGGCAAAGCAGGCCTTTGATGAAGCAATATCTGAGCTGGATAGCCTGAATGAGGATTCCTACAAAGACAGCACCTTGATTATGCAGCTTCTAAGGGACAATCTCACCTTGTGGACTTCTGATCTTCCAGAGGATGCAG AAGATGCCCAAAAGGGAGATGCCACAAACAAAGCAGGTGGAGGTGAAGATGCAGAG TGA
- the LOC132619155 gene encoding F-box/kelch-repeat protein At3g06240-like has protein sequence MSEYLPQELMIEIFLRLPIKSILRCTSLCKSWYSLLTSPHFISMHLNRKQDDHILVRHFSGNPEKEIYSLICDNENLDQYAQFDLPFNCSDYFFDIVGTCNGILCLNDEMSFCSVFYLWNPSIGKSVKLPNPTFRADGGFDYKLGFGFDSITNDYKVVRVLHTDSGMPPIVELFKLSTGVWEDISYVAPSHIFFCSAPQAYLNGASHWVAFKLEEGSSRRMIVSFDMHEETFSVIMLPVSLVNRIPRQCGVFLFVSGESLCLINYNYDITNTSDIWMMKEYGEAESWVKQYNISSHRIPYEPEGTYSLLKPMVTRKNGEILWTECDGLLLSVDHENEKIKDLGVCGTTNTYFLFYDSLYANCYNESLVLLNKWRDYCAEDACEESFHSWKREPKGGRKKLLKINAKKRLQIASLLHINGLLYLSKMKRKWSQRKERKKRQVKRHPLSIYCH, from the coding sequence ATGTCGGAGTATTTGCCACAAGAATTGATGATTGAAATCTTCTTGAGACTACCCATTAAGTCAATACTTCGATGCACAAGTTTGTGCAAGTCATGGTACTCTCTTCTTACTAGCCCTCATTTTATCTCTATGCATCTCAACCGAAAACAAGATGATCACATTCTAGTTAGACATTTCTCTGGAAACCCCGAAAAAGAAATATATAGTTTAATCTGTGACAATGAGAATCTGGATCAGTATGCCCAGTTTGATTTGCCATTTAACTGCAGTGACTATTTCTTTGATATTGTGGGTACTTGTAATGGGATTTTGTGCCTTAATGATGAGATGAGCTTTTGTAGTGTTTTTTATCTCTGGAACCCGTCTATCGGAAAGTCTGTAAAACTCCCAAATCCTACATTTAGGGCAGACGGTGGCTTTGATTATAAACTGGGGTTTGGATTTGATTCTATCACTAATGACTACAAGGTGGTAAGAGTATTACACACTGATTCTGGTATGCCACCTATTGTTGAGCTGTTTAAGCTAAGCACCGGTGTTTGGGAAGACATTAGTTATGTCGCCCCGTCTCATATATTCTTTTGCAGTGCACCGCAGGCGTATCTGAATGGAGCTTCCCATTGGGTTGCTTTCAAGTTGGAAGAAGGATCAAGTCGGAGAATGATTGTTTCGTTTGATATGCATGAAGAGACATTCTCGGTGATAATGTTGCCTGTTAGTTTAGTTAATAGGATACCACGACAATGTGGAGTGTTCCTTTTTGTATCAGGTGAATCACtttgtttaattaattataaCTATGATATTACTAATACGTCTGATATTTGGATGATGAAAGAGTATGGTGAAGCAGAATCATGGGTGAAACAATACAACATTAGTTCTCATCGCATTCCATATGAGCCCGAGGGTACTTATTCCTTGTTAAAGCCCATGGTTACAAGGAAAAATGGTGAAATTTTGTGGACGGAGTGCGATGGACTATTGTTGTCAGTTGATCATGAAAATGAAAAGATTAAGGATCTTGGCGTTTGTGGCACTACAAATACCTATTTTCTGTTTTACGATTCACTTTATGCTAATTGTTACAATGAGAGCCTTGTTTTACTCAATAAATGGAGAGATTATTGTGCTGAAGACGCTTGTGAAGAGTCATTTCATTCATGGAAGAGAGAGCCCAAAGGTGGGAGAAAGAAGTTGTTAAAGATAAACGCCAAAAAGAGACTACAAATTGCATCTCTCTTGCACATCAATGGATTGTTGTATCTGTCAAAAATGAAACGAAAATGGTCGCAgagaaaagaaaggaagaaaaggcAAGTCAAACGACATCCATTGTCTATTTATTGTCATTAG
- the LOC132618640 gene encoding bifunctional riboflavin kinase/FMN phosphatase-like, which produces MGDLHSAENNVQAHISAVIFDLDGTLLSTEHLTKEILKEFLAGYGKVPDKEKEKKRLGMAQKEYAIGIVSDYDLPLTPDQYIQAIMPYYHDTWLQAKALPGANRLIRHLHKHGVPFALASNSKRKNIDGKVSLQAGWKECFKVILGSDQVKSGKPSPDIFLEAAKQMGADAAHCLVIEDSVIGVTAGKAAGMKVVAVPSFHSEFDQYPIADSVLRSLLELKLELWGLPQFEDWVDNALLVEPVSFSGLYKNGLFHDFADDGPSSLPDQVYGVYFGWAKPEAYKFIKIVLGVGWGHGCCSSKRKMQACTVDSSDEQTQDCKMEVVIVGYIRGSCDEGKSDKIEILEEDKSIAIAALNLPEFSLGAFKSLFSEVALQDDCNPNGK; this is translated from the exons ATGGGCGATCTTCATTCTGCAGAAAACAATGTACAGGCTCATATTTCAGCGGTTATTTTTGATTTGGATGGTACCCTTTTGAGCACAG AGCACTTGACAAAGGAAATTTTGAAAGAATTTCTGGCTGGATATGGGAAGGTGCCAGATAAggagaaggaaaagaaaagattgGGCATGGCCCAGAAAGAATATGCTATTGGCATCGTCAGTGATTATGACCTCCCTCTCACGCCTGATCAGTATATCCAAGCAATCATGCCCTATTATCATGACAC GTGGTTGCAAGCCAAAGCACTTCCTGGTGCTAATCGCCTTATAAGACATCTCCATAAGCATGGAGTTCCGTTTGCCCTTGCTTCCAACTCCAAAAGGAAAAATATAGATGGGAAAGTCTCTCTCCAAGCAG GTTGGAAAGAATGCTTTAAAGTAATTCTTGGAAGTGACCAGGTTAAATCAGGGAAGCCTTCTCCAGACAT ATTTCTGGAAGCTGCAAAGCAAATGGGTGCAGATGCAGCTCACTGCCTAGTGATAGAGGATTCTGT CATAGGAGTCACGGCAGGCAAGGCTGCTGGAATGAAGGTGGTAGCTGTGCCATCTTTCCATTCTGAATTTGATCAATATCCAATAGCTGATTCCGTGCTTCGCTCACTCCTAGAGTTAAAGCTGGAACTATGGGGTCTCCCACAATTTGAAGACT GGGTTGATAATGCGTTGCTGGTTGAACCTGTTTCTTTCAGTGGTCTGTACAAAAATGGCCTCTTCCATGATTTTGCAG ATGATGGGCCATCTTCTCTACCCGATCAAGTGTATGGAGTTTATTTTGGCTGGGCAAAACCTGAGGCGTACAAGTTCATAAAGATTGTTCTTGGCGTTGGTTGGGGACATGGCTGCTGCAGTTCTAAGAGGAAGATG CAAGCTTGTACAGTTGATTCAAGTGATGAGCAGACCCAGGATTGCAAAATGGAAGTTGTGATTGTAGGCTACATCAGAGGATCATGCGATGAG ggaaaatcggacaaaattGAAATACTTGAGGAAGACAAGTCAATTGCCATTGCTGCATTGAATCTGCCTGAGTTCTCGCTTGGTGCATTCAAGTCCCTCTTTTCTGAAGTTGCTTTACAAGATGATTGCAACCCTAATGGAAAATGA